From one Nymphalis io chromosome 19, ilAglIoxx1.1, whole genome shotgun sequence genomic stretch:
- the LOC126775964 gene encoding uncharacterized protein LOC126775964, with the protein MSKEKYFAQYKSPNTVIVPTAVCFPPSPKRQKVEVPLQSQSPQHVDLTFLDDFNIDEIVECLFNCDSNDGTLQEKVKGSDTSPLTSEQNEIVLSKESIANVVINHNYNGNNYEAIVNESDTKNVLNISLKTNQNVEEKETTTNKDDIDKIESLVHKSHPDQVLEDNIRLQQISKEASIIKNHEIQSKSKETDCKEDTTDKNEFNVTKNNDCLLKLSRFDDDIVIEKDENDMKLTQKEVNKPNDIKEKKELLGTPICNKHKTVPINAVQYKKDNLCKELARKMSYYLHTKYCVESIHYGRFSRIFKCQDSVGKQYSVKMLNNRSDKFNLGVKKRKMLMEIQTDIPKDNLFCVYLKKTFYVNGFWCFLMEFFPKNLEQALKEKPFHINMVQDLARQLVTAVTLLRNNEIVHSDINPSHILLNSSNTKMKLCGFDGSYYICEAEISPHIGSKPYRAPEVILGYSAGFSIDVWSTALIIHEMATSQKLFPGYHNWDILYRQMCTLGNIPFEMLNRSYFTNKYFVHGMFKKNIGIKDEIMVKNIFKRSEKISKTVHDAYYSHWAPSRTKMQKSMDVQKINSLISLLNQMLVIYPNHRLPIEFVYANPFIYEMFDC; encoded by the exons ATGTCTAAG gaaaaatattttgctCAGTATAAAAGTCCCAACACTGTTATTGTTCCGACTGCTGTATGTTTTCCACCATCACCTAAGAGACAAAAGGTGGAAGTTCCTCTG CAAAGCCAATCACCACAACATGTAGACTTAACTTTTTTGGACGACTTTAATATTGATGAAATAGTTGAATGCTTATTTAATTGTGATAGTAATGATGGAACTTTGCAAGAAAAAGTAAAAGGCTCAGACACTTCACCTCTAACAAGTGAGCaaaatgaaatagttttaagTAAAGAATCAATAGCAAATGTAGTTATCAATCATAACTATAATGGAAATAATTATGAAGCAATTGTCAATGAATCTGATACAAAAAATGTACTAAATATTTCTCTAAAAACCAATCAAAATGTAGAAGAAAAAGAAACAACTACAAACAAAGATGATATAGATAAAATAGAAAGTCTTGTACACAAGTCGCACCCTGATCAAGTTTTAGAAGACAATATTAGATTACAACAAATATCCAAAGAagcaagtataattaaaaatcatgaaATTCAAAGCAAGTCTAAGGAAACTGATTGTAAGGAAGACACCACAGACAAAAATGAgtttaatgtaacaaaaaataatgattgtttgTTGAAACTTAGTCGCTTCGACGACGATATTGTTATAGAAAAAGACGAGAATGACATGAAACTAACtcaaaaagaagtaaataaaccTAATGATATTAAAGAGAAAAAAGAATTGCTAGGAACACCAATATGCAATAAACATAAAACGGTGCCTATAAATGCTGTTCAATACAAAAAAGACAATCTATGCAAAGAGCTAGCAAGAAAAATgtcttattatttacatacaaaatattgcgTGGAATCAATACATTATGGTCGATTTTCTAGGATATTCAAATGCCAAGATTCTGTTGGTAAACAGTATTCAGTTAAGATGTTAAA tAATAGATCAGATAAATTTAATCTTggtgtaaaaaaaagaaaaatgttaatGGAGATTCAAACTGATATTCcaaaagataatttattctgtgtgtatttaaaaaagacttTTTACGTTAATGGTTTTTGGTGCTTTTTGATGGAGTTTTTTCCGAAAAATTTAGAACAAGCACTGAAAGAGAAACCTTTTCACATTAATATGGTACAAGATCTTGCTAGGCAGCTTGTAACAGCTGTTACATTACTCAGGAATAATGAAATAGTTCATTCTG atattaacCCTTCTCACATTTTACTTAATAGTTCTAACACAAAAATGAAATTGTGTGGTTTTGATGGTTCCTATTATATATGTGAGGCTGAAATCTCACCACATATAGGTTCTAAACCATACCGGGCACCCGAAGTGATATTGGGTTACTCAGCTGGATTTAGTATTGATGTATGGTCTACTGCTTTGATAATACACGAAATGGCAACTAGTCAAAAACTATTTCCTGGCTATCATAACTGGGATATTTTATACAGACAAATGTGTACTTTAGGTAACATACCGTTTGAAATGTTAAATAGGTCATActttaccaataaatattttgttcatgGAATGTTTAAGAAAAACATTGGTATTAAAGACGAG ATAATGGTAAAGAACATATTTAAAAGAAGCGAAAAGATATCGAAAACAGTTCATGATGCCTACTACAGTCATTGGGCACCTTCCAGAACAAAAATGCAGAAGTCAATGGATGTTCAAAAGATTAATTCCCTAATTAGCTTACTTAATCAAATGCTAGTTATTTATCCGAATCACAGATTACCTATTGAATTTGTTTATGCAAATCCGTTTATATATGAGATGTTTGATTGTTGa